From one Microbacterium sp. 10M-3C3 genomic stretch:
- a CDS encoding ROK family protein has product MASGSTLRFGAQTDEVTSLLRIVNLVRLGEATTRPEIGRVTGLGRGVVSQRVDLAVEMGFLEDAELGPSSGGRAPRTLRFRSERGRIVVCALGALHIHAGVTDLDGTILAAEHVGWDIARGPQETLATAAELVDGLLAGLDDAPVWAVVIGLPGPVDFETGRPVAPPIMPGWNGYDVRGAFEERYGAPVWVDNDVNLLACSERARRGAEHPDLIYCKVGTGIGAGLLSRGRLHRGANGAAGDIGHVRVPGSEAACRCGKIGCLEAVAGGWALVRDAEAALDEGATGALAAMRERGTTIDPEAIAKAAENGDPLSISLMQRAARVVGESVAALVNMFNPGVIVVGGAVASAGELFLAEVRQRVYELSLPLATRDLAIVQSVNDQREPLRGGADLAREQLFDITFPRWFADGRPRALSVPAVDLVA; this is encoded by the coding sequence ATGGCTAGCGGATCCACCCTGCGCTTCGGTGCGCAAACCGACGAGGTCACGAGCCTGCTGCGCATCGTGAACCTGGTGCGCCTCGGAGAGGCGACCACGCGCCCGGAGATCGGCAGGGTCACGGGCCTCGGCCGCGGCGTCGTGTCGCAGCGCGTCGATCTCGCCGTCGAGATGGGCTTCCTCGAAGACGCCGAACTCGGTCCGTCCTCGGGCGGACGCGCGCCGCGGACGCTGCGCTTCCGCTCGGAGCGCGGCCGCATCGTCGTGTGCGCGCTGGGCGCGCTGCACATCCACGCCGGCGTCACCGACCTCGACGGGACGATCCTGGCGGCCGAGCACGTGGGGTGGGACATCGCGCGCGGTCCGCAGGAGACGCTCGCCACGGCGGCCGAGCTCGTCGACGGCCTTCTCGCCGGGCTCGACGACGCCCCGGTGTGGGCCGTCGTGATCGGCCTCCCCGGCCCGGTCGACTTCGAGACCGGGCGCCCCGTCGCCCCGCCGATCATGCCCGGCTGGAACGGCTACGACGTGCGCGGCGCCTTCGAGGAGCGATACGGCGCCCCGGTCTGGGTCGACAACGACGTGAACCTCCTCGCGTGCAGTGAGCGGGCGCGCCGTGGCGCGGAGCATCCGGATCTCATCTACTGCAAGGTCGGCACCGGCATCGGCGCGGGCCTCCTCTCGCGCGGACGCCTGCACCGCGGCGCGAACGGCGCCGCGGGCGACATCGGCCACGTGCGCGTGCCGGGCTCCGAGGCGGCCTGTCGCTGCGGCAAGATCGGCTGCCTCGAGGCGGTGGCGGGCGGGTGGGCGCTCGTCCGCGACGCCGAGGCCGCGCTGGACGAAGGCGCGACCGGCGCGCTCGCGGCCATGCGCGAGCGCGGCACGACGATCGACCCGGAGGCGATCGCGAAGGCCGCCGAGAACGGCGATCCGCTGTCGATCTCGCTGATGCAGCGCGCCGCACGCGTGGTCGGGGAGTCGGTCGCGGCGCTGGTGAACATGTTCAACCCGGGCGTCATCGTCGTCGGCGGCGCGGTCGCGTCGGCGGGCGAGCTCTTCCTCGCCGAGGTCCGTCAGCGCGTGTACGAGCTCTCGCTCCCGCTCGCGACGCGCGACCTCGCGATCGTCCAGTCGGTGAACGACCAGCGCGAGCCCCTGCGCGGCGGCGCGGACCTCGCGCGCGAGCAGCTCTTCGACATCACCTTCCCGCGCTGGTTCGCCGACGGTCGCCCGCGCGCGCTGTCCGTTCCCGCGGTCGATCTGGTTGCCTGA
- a CDS encoding Gfo/Idh/MocA family oxidoreductase, producing the protein MAWGVGLIGAGPGVAALHAPTLARVADDFRLVHVADSGSGRAAAIAAAHGARASSDVQTLLDDEDVDVVGICSPPELHAAHIRAALRAGRRIILCEKPIATTADEAWDVLRECADAGALVVVGTNHLFDPLWARVKRHIDAAEERVRTVSVTMALAPNARYHALVTGEESTPTTAARPPLDFSDPQLCARVVRQLVVGLAVHDLPLVRDLLPGFEEIVHARAIPPIGLDIGLRTGGGLVRLSAVMLPDGADTLWRVSVGMGRDRVDLDFPPPFVHAGSARATVRDGSGRITTFPVEDIDGYEAEWRALAALARGDTTMEYAELLADAEEAIAIADAAAEAVRAGMTS; encoded by the coding sequence ATGGCCTGGGGAGTCGGCCTCATCGGCGCGGGACCCGGAGTCGCCGCTCTGCACGCCCCCACGCTTGCACGGGTCGCCGATGACTTCCGGCTCGTCCACGTCGCCGACAGCGGCAGCGGGCGCGCGGCCGCCATCGCCGCCGCGCACGGCGCCCGCGCGTCGAGCGACGTCCAGACGCTGCTCGACGACGAGGACGTCGACGTCGTCGGCATCTGCAGTCCGCCCGAACTGCACGCCGCCCACATCCGGGCAGCCCTGCGCGCCGGTCGTCGCATCATCCTGTGCGAGAAGCCGATCGCCACCACCGCCGACGAGGCCTGGGACGTGCTGCGCGAATGCGCCGACGCGGGCGCGCTCGTCGTGGTGGGCACGAACCACCTCTTCGACCCGCTGTGGGCGCGGGTCAAGCGTCACATCGACGCGGCCGAGGAGCGCGTGCGGACCGTGTCCGTGACCATGGCCCTCGCCCCGAACGCCCGCTACCACGCTCTCGTCACGGGCGAGGAGTCCACGCCGACCACGGCCGCGCGCCCGCCGCTGGACTTCTCCGACCCCCAGCTGTGCGCGCGCGTGGTCCGCCAGCTCGTCGTCGGCCTCGCCGTCCACGATCTGCCGCTCGTCCGCGACCTCCTGCCCGGGTTCGAGGAGATCGTCCACGCGCGCGCGATCCCGCCGATCGGTCTCGACATCGGGCTGCGCACCGGCGGCGGGCTCGTGCGACTGAGCGCCGTCATGCTGCCCGACGGCGCCGACACGCTGTGGCGGGTCTCCGTGGGGATGGGGCGCGACCGCGTCGACCTCGACTTCCCGCCCCCGTTCGTCCACGCCGGCAGTGCGCGCGCGACGGTGCGCGACGGCTCCGGCCGGATCACGACCTTCCCGGTCGAAGACATCGACGGGTACGAGGCCGAGTGGCGCGCGCTCGCCGCCCTTGCGCGCGGCGACACCACGATGGAGTACGCCGAGCTGCTCGCCGATGCCGAGGAGGCGATCGCGATCGCGGATGCGGCGGCCGAGGCCGTGCGCGCGGGGATGACGTCGTGA